From Xenopus tropicalis strain Nigerian chromosome 3, UCB_Xtro_10.0, whole genome shotgun sequence, the proteins below share one genomic window:
- the rfx1 gene encoding MHC class II regulatory factor RFX1 isoform X4, whose protein sequence is MATQAYVTELQAAAPAATQGTPQQYVAELQVTPSGSSQASGAQTPSAQQYIVVTVSEGSVRGSDGELSPGGTPTPTTGVPTQVVQQVQAAQQGDSPSLKAGQAQPLQLHGTQQERSVVQANPQKSSPVHQLTVQALQHVQGAAEVQQLQQVPVQHVYPSQVQYVEGTDATYTGSTIRSGSYPYTETPLYTQATGSTYYEAQGATGQVSSPTSSPALASSPSVPMYVSGGQILTNTTQSAASGGTGGGGSGSGTGTYVIQGGFIMGSSTQSYSHTTRASPATVQWLLDNYETAEGVSLPRSTLYCHYLLHCQEQKLEPVNAASFGKLIRSVFMGLRTRRLGTRGNSKYHYYGLRIKASSPLLRLMEDQQHLAMRQQPFSQKQRLKTVQKMEGMSNGVGGSQQQASGLSDISAQVQQYQQFLDASKTLPEFAEMDLQGKPLPDGVTLANVKAFQLLYREHCEAIVDVVVNLQFTLVETLWKTFWRFNQTQHSDSTIDDEAEKRLPKDCLVLLSKYEPLLKWSRDCDHLLYQVLVETLIPDVLRPIPSALTQAIRNFAKSLESWLTSAMMNIPEEMVRVKASAASAFAQTLRRYTSLNHLAQAARAVLQNTAQINQMLSDLNRVDFTNVQEQASWVCRCADRVVQRLEQDFKLTLQQQSSLEQWAEWLDSVVSQVLKPYQGSPGFPKAAKLFLLKWSFYSSMVIRDLTLRSAASFGSFHLIRLLYDEYMYYLIEHRVAQARGETPIAVMGEFANPGNALRTLDQDKEEEEEEEDESDEDLTHDLPLTMSDPSGALGSDSLEPPAKLARSDSQAIFVQVPPTS, encoded by the exons AAGGGTCCGTGAGAGGCAGTGACGGGGAACTCAGCCCAGGGGGAACCCCCACACCCACAACCGGGGTGCCGACACAGGTGGTACAGCAAGTGCAAGCAGCACAGCAG GGGGACAGCCCATCTCTGAAGGCAGGACAAGCCCAGCCATTGCAGCTCCACGGAACGCAACAAGAG CGATCGGTCGTACAAGCGAATCCTCAGAAATCCTCCCCCGTTCATCAGCTGACAGTCCAGGCTCTTCAGCATGTCCAAGGGGCAGCCGAG GTTCAGCAGCTGCAGCAAGTCCCGGTGCAACACGTATACCCCAGCCAGGTGCAATATGTGGAGGGAACCGACGCCACATACACTGGCAGCACCAT CCGATCAGGGTCCTACCCCTACACCGAGACTCCCCTTTACACCCAGGCTACGGGATCTACATACTACGAGGCGCAGGGAGCCACAGGGCAGGTCAGCTCTCCCACCTCATCCCCAGCTTTGGCCAGCAGCCCATCGGTGCCCATGTATGTGTCTGGGGGGCAGATTCTCACCAACACCACCCAGTCCGCGGCCTCAGGTGGAACTGGAGGAGGTGGTAGTGGATCAGGAACGGGGACCTACGTTATCCAGGGTGGATTTATCATGGGCAGCTCTACCCAGTCCTACTCTCATACCACACGTGCCTCGCCAGCCACG GTACAGTGGCTGCTTGATAACTACGAGACGGCAGAGGGGGTGAGCCTGCCCCGCAGCACCCTGTACTGCCACTACTTACTGCACTGCCAGGAGCAAAAACTGGAGCCTGTAAATGCCGCCTCTTTCGGGAAGCTCATCCGCTCGGTCTTCATGGGCCTGAGAACCCGCCGACTGGGCACGAG GGGGAACTCTAAGTACCACTATTACGGCCTGCGAATCAAAGCCAGCTCCCCACTTCTGCGCCTGATGGAGGACCAGCAGCACCTCGCTATGCGCCAGCAGCCCTTCTCCCAGAAACAGAG GCTAAAAACCGTGCAGAAGATGGAAGGTATGAGTAACGGGGTGGGGGGCTCCCAGCAGCAAGCGTCGGGTCTGTCTGACATCAGCGCTCAGGTGCAGCAGTACCAGCAGTTTTTAG ATGCTTCAAAGACACTTCCAGAGTTTGCAGAGATGGATTTGCAGGGGAAGCCGCTCCCTGATGGCGTGACTCTGGCCAATGTGAAGGCTTTCCAGTTACTGTACAGGGAGCACTGCGAG GCTATAGTGGATGTGGTTGTGAATTTGCAGTTCACCTTGGTAGAGACCCTGTGGAAAACCTTTTGGAGGTTCAACCAGACGCAGCACAGCGACAGCACAAT AGACGATGAAGCAGAGAAGCGGCTGCCCAAGGACTGCCTAGTGCTGCTCTCCAAGTATGAGCCATTGCTTAAATGGAGCAGAGACTGTGATCATCTCCTCTATCAGGTTCTGGTGGAAACGCTCATCCCAGATGTACTGCGCCCCATACCAA GTGCCCTGACACAAGCTATTCGCAACTTTGCCAAGAGCCTGGAGAGCTGGCTGACGAGCGCCATGATGAACATACCCGAGGAGATGGTGCGGGTTAAG GCCAGCGCTGCAAGTGCCTTTGCCCAGACATTGCGGCGATACACGTCTCTGAATCACCTTGCTCAGGCTGCCCGCGCCGTGCTGCAGAACACTGCCCAGATCAACCAAATGCTCAGCGATCTCAACCGTGTGGATTTCACCAACGTGCAG GAACAAGCCTCGTGGGTGTGCCGCTGTGCAGACCGGGTGgtacagaggctggagcaggactTCAAGCTGACGCTACAGCAGCAGAGCTCCCTAGAGCAATGGGCAGAGTGGCTGGATAGTGTCGTCTCCCAGGTGCTGAAACCTTACCAGGGGAGCCCAGGATTTCCCAAGGCGGCCAAACTCTTCCTACTGAAGTGGTCCTTCTACAG CTCCATGGTGATAAGGGATCTGACCCTCCGCAGCGCCGCCAGTTTTGGGTCTTTCCACCTGATCCGGCTGTTGTACGACGAGTACATGTACTACCTGATAGAGCACCGCGTGGCACAGGCTCGCGGGGAGACACCAATCGCTGTCATGGGGGAG tttGCAAACCCGGGCAACGCATTGCGCACACTGGACCAAGACAAAG aagaagaagaggaggaggaggatgagaGCGATGAAGATCTGACTCATGACTTGCCCCTCACCATGAGTGACCCCTCCGGTGCTTTGGGTTCTGATTCGCTGGAGCCTCCCGCTAAGCTGGCAAGGAGCGACTCCCAAGCAATCTTTGTACAGGTGCCTCCGACCTCCTAA
- the rfx1 gene encoding MHC class II regulatory factor RFX1 isoform X6 encodes MATQAYVTELQAAAPAATQGTPQQYVAELQVTPSGSSQASGAQTPSAQQYIVVTVSEGSVRGSDGELSPGGTPTPTTGVPTQVVQQVQAAQQGDSPSLKAGQAQPLQLHGTQQERSVVQANPQKSSPVHQLTVQALQHVQGAAEVQQLQQVPVQHVYPSQVQYVEGTDATYTGSTIRSGSYPYTETPLYTQATGSTYYEAQGATGQVQWLLDNYETAEGVSLPRSTLYCHYLLHCQEQKLEPVNAASFGKLIRSVFMGLRTRRLGTRGNSKYHYYGLRIKASSPLLRLMEDQQHLAMRQQPFSQKQRLKTVQKMEGMSNGVGGSQQQASGLSDISAQVQQYQQFLDASKTLPEFAEMDLQGKPLPDGVTLANVKAFQLLYREHCEAIVDVVVNLQFTLVETLWKTFWRFNQTQHSDSTIDDEAEKRLPKDCLVLLSKYEPLLKWSRDCDHLLYQVLVETLIPDVLRPIPSALTQAIRNFAKSLESWLTSAMMNIPEEMVRVKASAASAFAQTLRRYTSLNHLAQAARAVLQNTAQINQMLSDLNRVDFTNVQEQASWVCRCADRVVQRLEQDFKLTLQQQSSLEQWAEWLDSVVSQVLKPYQGSPGFPKAAKLFLLKWSFYSSMVIRDLTLRSAASFGSFHLIRLLYDEYMYYLIEHRVAQARGETPIAVMGEFANPGNALRTLDQDKEEEEEEEDESDEDLTHDLPLTMSDPSGALGSDSLEPPAKLARSDSQAIFVQVPPTS; translated from the exons AAGGGTCCGTGAGAGGCAGTGACGGGGAACTCAGCCCAGGGGGAACCCCCACACCCACAACCGGGGTGCCGACACAGGTGGTACAGCAAGTGCAAGCAGCACAGCAG GGGGACAGCCCATCTCTGAAGGCAGGACAAGCCCAGCCATTGCAGCTCCACGGAACGCAACAAGAG CGATCGGTCGTACAAGCGAATCCTCAGAAATCCTCCCCCGTTCATCAGCTGACAGTCCAGGCTCTTCAGCATGTCCAAGGGGCAGCCGAG GTTCAGCAGCTGCAGCAAGTCCCGGTGCAACACGTATACCCCAGCCAGGTGCAATATGTGGAGGGAACCGACGCCACATACACTGGCAGCACCAT CCGATCAGGGTCCTACCCCTACACCGAGACTCCCCTTTACACCCAGGCTACGGGATCTACATACTACGAGGCGCAGGGAGCCACAGGGCAG GTACAGTGGCTGCTTGATAACTACGAGACGGCAGAGGGGGTGAGCCTGCCCCGCAGCACCCTGTACTGCCACTACTTACTGCACTGCCAGGAGCAAAAACTGGAGCCTGTAAATGCCGCCTCTTTCGGGAAGCTCATCCGCTCGGTCTTCATGGGCCTGAGAACCCGCCGACTGGGCACGAG GGGGAACTCTAAGTACCACTATTACGGCCTGCGAATCAAAGCCAGCTCCCCACTTCTGCGCCTGATGGAGGACCAGCAGCACCTCGCTATGCGCCAGCAGCCCTTCTCCCAGAAACAGAG GCTAAAAACCGTGCAGAAGATGGAAGGTATGAGTAACGGGGTGGGGGGCTCCCAGCAGCAAGCGTCGGGTCTGTCTGACATCAGCGCTCAGGTGCAGCAGTACCAGCAGTTTTTAG ATGCTTCAAAGACACTTCCAGAGTTTGCAGAGATGGATTTGCAGGGGAAGCCGCTCCCTGATGGCGTGACTCTGGCCAATGTGAAGGCTTTCCAGTTACTGTACAGGGAGCACTGCGAG GCTATAGTGGATGTGGTTGTGAATTTGCAGTTCACCTTGGTAGAGACCCTGTGGAAAACCTTTTGGAGGTTCAACCAGACGCAGCACAGCGACAGCACAAT AGACGATGAAGCAGAGAAGCGGCTGCCCAAGGACTGCCTAGTGCTGCTCTCCAAGTATGAGCCATTGCTTAAATGGAGCAGAGACTGTGATCATCTCCTCTATCAGGTTCTGGTGGAAACGCTCATCCCAGATGTACTGCGCCCCATACCAA GTGCCCTGACACAAGCTATTCGCAACTTTGCCAAGAGCCTGGAGAGCTGGCTGACGAGCGCCATGATGAACATACCCGAGGAGATGGTGCGGGTTAAG GCCAGCGCTGCAAGTGCCTTTGCCCAGACATTGCGGCGATACACGTCTCTGAATCACCTTGCTCAGGCTGCCCGCGCCGTGCTGCAGAACACTGCCCAGATCAACCAAATGCTCAGCGATCTCAACCGTGTGGATTTCACCAACGTGCAG GAACAAGCCTCGTGGGTGTGCCGCTGTGCAGACCGGGTGgtacagaggctggagcaggactTCAAGCTGACGCTACAGCAGCAGAGCTCCCTAGAGCAATGGGCAGAGTGGCTGGATAGTGTCGTCTCCCAGGTGCTGAAACCTTACCAGGGGAGCCCAGGATTTCCCAAGGCGGCCAAACTCTTCCTACTGAAGTGGTCCTTCTACAG CTCCATGGTGATAAGGGATCTGACCCTCCGCAGCGCCGCCAGTTTTGGGTCTTTCCACCTGATCCGGCTGTTGTACGACGAGTACATGTACTACCTGATAGAGCACCGCGTGGCACAGGCTCGCGGGGAGACACCAATCGCTGTCATGGGGGAG tttGCAAACCCGGGCAACGCATTGCGCACACTGGACCAAGACAAAG aagaagaagaggaggaggaggatgagaGCGATGAAGATCTGACTCATGACTTGCCCCTCACCATGAGTGACCCCTCCGGTGCTTTGGGTTCTGATTCGCTGGAGCCTCCCGCTAAGCTGGCAAGGAGCGACTCCCAAGCAATCTTTGTACAGGTGCCTCCGACCTCCTAA